CAGCCTTTGTCAGAGTGTCACATGCCTCATGAGAAGAAGACATGTCAACATCAGATGGAACaatctttctacctcgggattcggaagaatcaactaaggagtattCCTTTGAGTTTTTTCTAAGACACTTGGCGTAATCAAAAGCTTCAGGAGACATGTGGGTATGCTTAAGAGAGACTTTGTCCTCAGACTCATatttccacaaacacagactcatcaggtcttaaacgtgtttgcctgctctgataccatttgaaaaagcgtgggtctaacaaccacacccaatatttcgcttagcgatctgtatggacaaactctaatatactttctagagaataaactagacagtcatactcaatctagacaaaaagtatatcaaagagtttatatctcaatctctcgatttgatatatacttaagcaaatagaaatctgcgagtctttatcaaatactagagagataacttggatggtaccaaagaccaatatccaagtgtcaatcaatttaaatcaacaaccaaaaggtcggatattctaattgattaaacaacacacaacctgtattatttcaattatataaacaaatataatgcggaaaagaaataacacagacaccagaaattttgttaacgaggaaaccgcaaatgcagaaaaaccccgggatctagtccagattgaacacacactgtattaagccgctacagacactagcctactccaaactaacttcggtttggactgtaattgaaccccaaccaatatcacactgatccaaggtacagttatgctcctacgtctctgatcccagcaggatactacgtacttgattcccttagctgatctcacccacaactaagagttgctacgacccaaagtcgaagactttaataaacaaatccgtatcacacagaaaagtctacgataatagataaatccgtctcccacgaatatacctacgagttttgatccgtcttttgataaatcaaggtgaacaggaaccaattggtaaaccagaattatattcccgaagaacaacctagtattatcaatcacctcacaatagtcttaatcgatgcaacgaaaaaagatattgtggaatcacaaacgatgagacgaatatgtttgtgattactttttatcttgcctatcagagatagaaatctcaagccaattattacaattgtacctgtatgatagaaacaacaagatcagatcacacaactacaataaaagttgtatcggtatggcttcacaattccaatgaagtctttaagtcgttaacctggtttagaagaagaaaccaaaggttaaaggagaatcgactctagcttagcacaaatagtatcacacataatgtgtggggattgggtttcccagttgctagagttctcccttatatagtctttcaaaacaggttcgcaatcaatgttagcttggtaataaagtattcaatattcaccgttaggtgaaaacctaatttagattcaagctaatatttatcaaccgttagatcgaaaacatagcttgttacacacaaatgaaatgcacgttcctgggattgtgtaaccgtacccaaacttgtacattagttggttcaacaatagttaaccaaatggttagccatatgatcactttcatatcaaccatattcttcttcaccataactagttcaaatgactcaaatgatctagttagagagttgttcaattgcaaggaaatctcatgtactacacaagacgcaattgaagcaaaaacgatttgattcacatgaatcggttcatgaactctatagccacggtttgcaattgcattccttagtttataaatataagttcactaaacatcgtttttagacataacctactaaagttcgcggactgggttcgcggaattaagttcccggatggagttcacaaactccagcagaaattctcgggtttgagaacttcgccagttcgcggactgggctcacgcacttctccggttcacttgatcagcaaagttcgcaaacttcggttcaagcaataaggacttatacaaatatgtgtttccacaacaatgcttatatcctccaaatggttatatagtctaaactctcatttcaatcattgaaacattcccagaggacgttatatagttgttattcacaaaccatttttcgtcagagcaattttcaaagtgattgaaacataacatgactttcgtcactaggtaaatatgaacttggctaaagcgaaagctttaccaacacatatttcgagaaatagataggcgaggtaaactcggctcgaaatatcaaatgtgtatagtctaagtctatatagcaaaacgacttttttctcaagataggagataaatagacttttgaatgatagataagttcaagtctccacataccttttagtctatgaagatccaccagttccttgagtagtccttcgtcttgtatgatgttttccatggagttcttgagctcaactacactttatatcctagtccgagaccttagctatagtagactagaaatcaagacttatagttttgatcactaaaattgataaacatgcttgagatagcaacgcatgcgagttcgaccgagcaatgctccaacaaCTTTTGTATCATGTTTTGTGTTTGAGCTGTATTTTGCTCAGTAATCGAGCTAATGCTCAAATATtctttaaaaatattattttatttttcccctAATTGTTAgcacaatttttcaatttttggtGTATTGTTCACCTTCTTGGAATACCAAAAGTTTGGTAATATTTTTTACCCACTTTGAATTTTTGCACTTTTTTGACTTGTAGTTGTAGGTTACCACTACATGTGTCCTTATTGCGTGTAAAGACGCGGGAGAATTATACCGTTTTACCGATTTTAGGGCTTTCGCTTTCCTTTAGTATATAAGAAAAGGTATGTAtagttttctttctctgttttaccatttcctttctttttttcccGTCTTACTTCTCCAATCCTTCCGAATTTTCAACCTTTCCTTTGATATTTATTCTCTAACTTTTACATCCATGGCTTCTACAGTTCCCCGTTTCGAACCTACTCCTGTTACTGGGTTTATCGAGGCTTATTTCCTTCCATCCAATATCCAGGTTcgttcatcttctccatttgtaGTCCGAGATGTTAAGGATTATGAAGAGGATGAACTCCTCGTACCGGAGTCCCATCTGGTTCATGGTTTCAAAATTCCCATTACTCATCTCTTCCATGAGTATCTTTGTCTTATGGACATTGCATCCATGAAGATGGAGTCggggttttattttttttatgaataaaattatcgaGGCTAATAAGGGTTTGGCTGAGGGTAAGAAGATTACTGCTTCTCAATTTAAAACCCAATTTTCTTGTATTGTAAACAAGAATTCTGGTTTGAGGAATGTCTCTTATGTTAGTCCTAGGATTATTCTTGAGTTTCTCCATAATACATAAGTTTTCTTTAATGGCAGAAACGGTGTTACTGATAACGATAAACACATGCTTATATTTTCTGGCCTTTGTGAGTATGGCCGTGCTCTTGTGGATGGTGACCCTCGCCCGAGGACTCACATCAGAACTAGTTTTTTTTTACTCATGTTTTAGAGAGAAAGATGACTTCTGGTAAAGAGTCTCAAAAGATATGTTCAATTAGCTACCAATGAACCTAATTATTGGGCTGAGTATggtagtcaaactgatcctattACCGACGGTGCTGAAGCTGCGAGATATGTGTTGAGTTTTCCTCATACTGCTGAGGTTAGCGTTTCTGAGTCCATGTCGATTCAATGCATGAAGGAAGAATATTCTCTTGAGCTCCGTCGGGTAATTTTTTATTCTTATCGTTTTTATTTCTCTTGTTAGGTGAGAATAAAGATGGCCACCTACTTCCATCAAGTAAGATACTGGAAGAGTCAGTTCAATTCGGCAAACTAAAGATTTAGTCCTATGGAAACTAAGTATAATAAGCTTTTTTTTTGAGGAGAAtggttaatatattaagaaaaACGAAAAGTAAAAACATACAAGGAAGCTTGAGATCAATCTAGAATATGAACGAGCTGAGGTTAAAAGATTAAACTCTCTGGCTAAAAAGGATCTTACTGGCACCAGCTCTCTTCATAGACAAGTTTCTCAGCTCGGTATTGAGAGAGATCTTCTTCAGAAAAAGGTTAAGATGTTGGAGGTTGACCTGATTCATGCCGAGAATTATTTGGCGATCACCTAGGGTCGTACCATCTTACTCTAGAGTTTCCATCTTCTTCAGCTTTGGTTCCTCCTGAGACGGCTGGAACTGCTATCCCTTATTAGGTTCACAGGGTTACGCCCCAGGACGCGGATCGAGATCTTGAACATGTATTTTCTACCATCCCGTTTTTGTAAAAGATTTGATATATTAATGGGAATATGTTTATCTATACTTTGGATGTTTTATTTTGTCACATGTGCACTCTTTTAATCCCTTCACCTCTTTTTGAATTCTTAGAAGAATTTCATGATTTAGATTTTTGACTCAAATTTATCATCTCCGGTGATTCAGTCTAATCTGCTCTGAATTTCCGAGTTCTGAACCTATTTGAGATTGTCAAATCCTTACTATGGATTGCTGACCTGACTTCAGTTTCTAGCTTTATGCCTACTGGCTTAGTTGTTTCATTATGTATTTTCTCACCTGTCTCAGATAGGTTTTACCTCATCTGTCTCGGAcgagttttaatttttttacatCTCTTTGAGATGAGTTCATTTCTTAACCATTCTGGAACTTTTGGGCTTCGTCCTATTCCTTCATGATGGTCCAGCTAATTATTAATTTGGACTGATGCCGTCCCATTTGTTTGTTTAAATACCTGCGTTCAGGTGTCGTGGTAATATTATTCACCTGTTTCAGGTGTTACTATTAACTTTCCGTTAGAGGAGCCAATACTTCAGTTCGACCtttctagttcttcttcttgatctCAGTTTTCTTTTGTGGGTATCTTTAACACTGCTCTTTTTAGCTGTTTTCTCCCTTATCCCACTATTTACCCACTGGGAATGTTAGCTTCATCGCTTTCCGTGGTGCTGGTGACGGGTCTTAGTTCAGGGGTTACCTGGCCAAGGTACCATTCTGTGCCGTATAAATACTGGTCCGGAGCTTTCAAAATCAACACAGATGGGCAGTAAGAGGGCACTCTGGAATAGTAGGAGCTTGTATTATATGCAGAAATGATGAGGATATCGTAATCTTAGAGATTTCCCTACCTTTGGGTATAACCACCTCGAAACGAACTCAAAAAATCTTACAACATTTCTAACCTCAAATATCGATCCACCTTGGTACTTATCAATGATTTGATAATTACATCATAAAACCGTCTATAGGGAAGAAAATCAAACGGCGAACACACTGGCAAACTGAACAGTAGATGTCAACTACTAGCGATTCTTAGTCCAATTGTAACGAATGACTCTACGGATACAATGTACCAACGTGCAATTTCGGTTTAGTGTTAATGAATTTCTTGCTTCAATTTTcttatgttttttattttgaattttgaaagcatGCGTTTTTTTCATACGGGAAAGGCCTCAACAGGATAGCAGTGTGCCCGTAATACAGAATCTTGACAAAATAGATAAAGAAAGAATACATTGACCCGAATTTGGGCCTTGGGGAGTGAGTGATTCTCACTTTCTTTAATATACTCTCTAGCTTCTAAATCaagcatttttcttcttctctgtaatTCTTCATGCACAttccaaaccaaaccaaaccctCCAATTTCCAGATCTCTATATCTGTCTTGAAAAAAACTCTACCTAGATTAATTATTACTAAAGAAGATATATTAGGGAGATCGAAAGATCTAATCTCAATATAGTTTCCACCGGGGAGAAAGAAGGGAAGGAATTACCACCGTTGGATCTGCCTCTAAATTTCATGCTCATCTGATTACTTGTTTCGCTCTAACTGAAACAAACAATGGGCATTCTGTTTACTAAAatgttttcttctgtttttggTAACAAAGAAGCTCGGATCCTTGTTCTTGGCCTTGACAATGCTGGGAAAACTACAATTCTCTGTATATTCTCCCTCTCTTTCAACTATGGGTTTCAATTCAATCCCTCTCTtatttatttacttattttcatAGTTAACTAATTAATTCAGGGTTTtattggtttttttcttttttcagatcGTCTTCAAATGGGAGAAGTAGTATCAACAATTCCAAGTAGGTTTTTGGGTTTTCTCTCAATTttccattatatatatatatatattttattttatttttgtttatgaaTTTTGTTTGTGTACTTTTCAGCAATTGGGTTTAATGTGGAAACAGTTCAatataacaatatcaaatttcaaGTCTGGGATCTGGGTATGTTCATCTTCAACCTATAATATACAATATCTACTTTAAAATTAATGTTATTCTACATTGTAATCATATCCGAAGACAGTGTGAATTAGAGTGGTTAAGTTGCttaaatattttctctttttcgGATTAGCCTATATTGACATAATTCCACTGATATTTTTATATGAGAAGACCGACGGCAATCAATTTCCTATGAAGCATGTAAAAGCCATATGCACATATGAATTGCCTCGACTAGACTCTAAAATTAGAATAAAAAGCTTAATCATAGCACTGAGGGAAATAAATTTCTGGGCACAAAACTCACTCTATTTAGGCTCACCTCGCACCTGTGGAGTTGTCCGGTTCGAAATAGTATGTTTTTTGTTTGTCACAGATGACAGGAAGTAGCTAAAGTACCTTACAGTTTCTTTGTGAACCTATGGTAAAGTTCGTTTCCCTTATAATATTCTGAGAGAAAAAACACTttgatttttaatatttgagctgaACGTATCTTTCTTCCTTTGGTGTGTTACGAAGagagattttgagaagaaaaggGAAGTGAATGATCATCTATATTCTAGATAATCCCTTACATAATGTGAGCATGATCATCAGTATTGCACAATTATGGTGTGTGGTATGGACGTTTCATATCAGATGACAATGATCATCTATATTCTAGATAATCCCTTCCACTGAAATGTCCAGTATTCCCCTAGCTCAAGATCACAATTTGTCACCTTTATCCATCTAATTGCTCAACGGTAGAAGGTCAAAAGCAGCACTCTTGTAGAGAATACAAATCTGTATCCGGGTGTTACTTTTACAGTATCCTGTATCCTAAAAAGTTGAAATCTCACTGAACTTTTTGACGTTGTTAGGAAGTTTAGGTTGGTTTCTAAATAATGATGATCCACAAGGTGCACAGAACAGCCTTTCCGGCAACAATATCTCGGATACCTTCATGTGGCTCACTGATAAATAGTGTTGCATAATCCCCCTTCACCTTTCTATTTATCGTTTTTAATAAGTATAGTCTTACTGAACAAACATAGATGACCAAGAAACTTCAGttgtaaaagaaaaagaattgcAAGTGACACCTCCAGGTGATCACTATGCAACCATTAAAAAAATTGCAAGAGGAAGAGAATATCAATCTTGGCCCCATAAATTACAGTTTGATGATACTTAAAGAATGGAGCATGCTTCGTAATCTATATATTTTGCAATACTCAAGCTTTTTCTTCCGTGttagaaatatttttatcaaTTCAGTTTCTGCTAGCGATTACTTGTATAGAGTTcgtgaatgcatgtttagtcctGCTGCTGCAATTGTGAATTTCTAGTTCTGATGTCTACAATATGGTTTCTTGAAACAGGTGGTCAGACAAGTATCAGGTGGGTCTtcatttcctctctttttttctttaagtTTTTCATTTGTAAGTAATGATACACGTATGCTGTAGACATTTGTTTCCTTGTTGGTAAATGCTCATGAACTCTGTTAGATTTCAGTTTAGTACTTTTGCTCAGTCTGCTATGTTGCAGTTTGGGGTTATATTATCCTGATGAAAATGCTATCTAAGTATTGCAGGGACTTCCAGTAGTGTTCTAGCTCTATCTCTCTAGTTACAGTGCTGAATGCTCCTTGTCTCCCCATTCTGTTCCCACTGTTGAAGTCAAGATATAATCTGGACTCTGTTTTCTGTATTGGATGAGTTTTGTTTGTCTCATTATTCTACGAACTATATGTCAACTTGGGGCAATTTTAAGGTCAATAAAAAGGATGCACCGAACATGACACAAATTAGTGTAACATTGTATATTTGTTGCTTATAACATGAAGCTGGACCATCTGGATTTTGTGCACGACTTGCAAAATTTGAGTACTAAAAAGCAAGATTAGATAGGGGATGCATGTTCGTAATGGGTAGTTTAATACTTTGATTTTTTTATGGTTCACAAAAGGGTGTGAAATGCGACTTACCGAGGTTGCTTATGAGCAGAAAGAATACATTTACCTGATGAGTTTTAGTTTATTGGTTTATTGTACGAGATGTTGAGATGTTAGAATATTAATGGATTCTCTCTCAACGTTCTTGTGACCTGTATGGAATGATGATTTGGCCTTTTAGCAGTACTTGTAGTTGTGGTTTTGTTTATGTATTTCACAATAACTTAAGTTACCCGTAAAGAATGCGGGTGATGATGGAGAAAAACTTTTTATGTCAATTATGTCTGTACATATCGTTGATGTCTGAAGaacagtaaaaaaataaaaattcaaaagaacTATGGGAATTGCCTCCTGAACTTTCAGAATTTCTCCGTTGGTAATTTAGTTTCGAGTCTTGTTGTGACCCTATTAATAATTTATAAAAAGGTTTGTTGTGTAAAAGAGTCGGTTTGATATGCTGCTGTACTTCACCAGTGCTTCCTTTTGAGCAATCTTCTCTATTTCTAAAAACACTGCTAAAATGCTAAAAAAAAGgttacttctttctttgctttTTCGTATTATTTGATATCCGAAGATATGCTAATATCTATGCATATATTGATGAAGTTTGTCTGGTAAAAGATTCTTTGTCTACAGGTCCACTATTAGGTTTTATTCAGTTAATTCCTGGGTTTATCTACCTCTCTTAGCAAACCAATTGTTGTTATTCCAGAAATCGTGGTTCTAACCCAGCCATAGCGCTATTTCATCTGTACGACTTCTATACTTCTAATCGTAGTGATGTAATCCATGACAACATCAGCTTACTTCTTTTGTTTTGTGCGACAGACCCTATTGGAGATGCTATTTCCCAAATACTCAAGCAATTATCTATGTGATAGATTCCAGTGACACTGATAGGATCGCAATAGCAAAGGAAGAATTTCACGCTATATTGGAGGTAGATTTCGGTTTTGATTTGTATTTCCAGTAATCAGCATGTATGTTCTTACTTAGATTTGTATTCGATATGCCTGCAAATTTGTTAATAAAAGATTCTTCAAGTCTTTGTTTGGTAGTAGTTGATCAGTGTTAATATCAACAGTCGAAAGTTTAACCACAAAAGACTGACACAATTCTGTGGCAAAACATCAACTCTTCATATCTGTAGGATGAAAATGACACTCACCTCTGTCTCCATCGATAAAAACAATAACTCTTCTTCGTTGAAATGAAAGGCCAGGAGTgtgatattttttgattttatatagtcTCTTGTAGCTTTTCAGTTCAAGTGATACTACACTAATATATGCTAATGAAGCTTTTGGCAGGAGGATGAGTTAAAAGGTGCAGTTGTGCTCATTTTTGCCAACAAGCAGGTCACTTTTCTATCTCTGAATGAGTAGCACAATTTTGTGACACTGTTTCATTTTTAGAAATGCATCTAGTTGTTTTGCAATAAGTTACTTGCTTTATCATTGTGTTGCTTATGAAATACAACCCTGAATTAAATATCTCTAGTTCTTAATTGCTTAATTTTTTTGTTCCTTCCAATCTTTCTGCTTCAGGATCTTCCGGGAGCCCTTGACGATGCTGCCGTAACTGAAGCCTTAGAGTTGCACAAGATTAAAAGCCGTCAATGGGCTATCTTTAAAGCTTCTGCCATAAAAGGCGAAGGGCTCTTCGAGGGATTGGACTGGTAAGCACATGTTCTATTCTTGCATTACTCTTTAACTTGATATTGCAGATATAGAAACTTGCAGTTATTAATCTAAAGCGAAAGACATGACGTCCATTGGTTTTTAGCTGGTACTAATAATCAAAAACCGGAAACTTACCACGTAAAAGACATGATCCCTTTCATATTCTTAATAATTTCTATTTATCCCAACTGCATTCCGATTTGGTGATTACCATGTAATTTACTGAACTGCACTTACAGTAAAATTACTACCAAACATCTTGATGCATTAAGTACTTCCTTTTCTCAATGATCTTTTTGTCTTTAATATTAACTATATATTTCGGTATGAAAATATGCAGGTTGAGTAATACTCTTAAATCCGGAAGTGGCTAATTTTAACGAAGACCCGGAACAACCATTTAACCTTACATCCACAAACGGAAAAGGGAAGACATTATTGTTTTACTTGGTATGATGTGTTACCGAAAAGATAAGAGTTTACTTTCTCTGGGTTTGATAATGAATTTGAATCATCAAGGACTTCCCACTTTTTATGTTCTTTTTAGTgcacattttttttcttcgacCCATTAAATATCTTATCTTACATGTAAAATTTTTGGTTAAAGATCTGAATCAACCTCTTTAGTTTCTAAGTTGGTCCTTCATTTGTTAAATAGATGAACATGTCATGAACATTTTGGTTTTGTGAATACCAGATACCTGTATCAATTACCCAACAATTAGGGGAATTTTGTTCTTATGTATTATGTTCGGTGGTCAGTGATCCCTACAGATATATGGACCCATCCAAGTTTTACATCTGAGTCACTGAAGGGAAGGCATGTATTGTAGTCAGAGGCGCtcttgattgaaatgagatttttttGGTGAAATTCTACTTCCCCTTTCTGGTATCACGTGACCTAATTACGAATTAcgatgattttaggaaaaaaaacgGTTTAATCCAAATTAATTAGTCATGACCCATTCAACTAGTCTCGCCCCCAGTCCTTCCCACGGTCATAATCGGTTTTTAGTGGCCCCTGTTTTTTCCAGCGAGGTGTGGATTGCGCCCACTTATTGGGGATTTTGAATAGG
The nucleotide sequence above comes from Papaver somniferum cultivar HN1 chromosome 8, ASM357369v1, whole genome shotgun sequence. Encoded proteins:
- the LOC113301322 gene encoding ADP-ribosylation factor 3, giving the protein MGILFTKMFSSVFGNKEARILVLGLDNAGKTTILYRLQMGEVVSTIPTIGFNVETVQYNNIKFQVWDLGGQTSIRPYWRCYFPNTQAIIYVIDSSDTDRIAIAKEEFHAILEEDELKGAVVLIFANKQDLPGALDDAAVTEALELHKIKSRQWAIFKASAIKGEGLFEGLDWLSNTLKSGSG